The following proteins are co-located in the Silene latifolia isolate original U9 population chromosome 1, ASM4854445v1, whole genome shotgun sequence genome:
- the LOC141606620 gene encoding mediator of RNA polymerase II transcription subunit 30-like, giving the protein MEDNEIASESLKSVKELAAEGQNHLEDTVDTAFQILSAMNDELCNQALWSTTATAIPDNGIANGILANGHTEGLNTDISSNPSHDMGGSALDEARLRYKSSVASLRAILDAIPDSQPAAMDSSPSQEDEDEIMKLEEQTAHMRVELAEKNKHLKHLTSELRDLITDIATWQSPYSVTS; this is encoded by the exons ATGGAAGATAACGAAATAGCTAGTGAAAGCCTCAAATCAGTAAAAGAGCTAGCAGCAGAAGGGCAGAACCATCTTGAAGATACAGTGGACACTGCATTTCAGATTCTTTCGGCAATGAATGATGAGCTCTGCAACCAAGCCTTGTGGTCAACTACTGCAACCGCTATTCCTGATAATGGTATTGCTAATGGTATCTTGGCCAATGGGCACACCGAGGGTTTGAACACTGATATTTCTTCGAATCCTTCTCACGACATGGGTGGTAGTGCTCTAGATGAAGCTCGACTTCGTTATAAGTCTTCTGTGGCCTCTCTTCGTGCTATTCTTGATGCCATACCTGACTCCCAGCCG GCAGCAATGGACAGCTCACCTTCACAGGAAGATGAAGATGAGATTATGAAGTTAGAGGAACAAACAGCTCATATGAGAGTG GAGCTTGCAGAGAAAAACAAGCACCTAAAGCATCTCACAAGTGAGCTGCGAGATCTGATTACAGATATAGCAACTTGGCAGAGCCCTTATTCTGTTACAAGCTAA